In Elephas maximus indicus isolate mEleMax1 chromosome 7, mEleMax1 primary haplotype, whole genome shotgun sequence, the following proteins share a genomic window:
- the LOC126080804 gene encoding putative olfactory receptor 5AK3, which translates to MTQQNATEVTGFFLLGFGGQHRFQHVLFTVFLVIYVTSMLGNIGMILLIKTDSRLQTPMYFFLQHLAFVDICYTSAITPKTLQNFIAENKSISFIGCIIQLLVYATFVTTDCYLLATMAVDRYVAICNPLRYPIVMSRTVCIQLVVGSYVMGSINASVHTGFTFSLSFCKSNIINHFFCDVPPILSLSCSSININIMLLRVFVGFNLTFTVVVVIFSYIYILGAILKMSSTAGRKKAFSTCASHLTAVTIFYGTLSYMYLQPHSNNSEENMKQASTFYGIVIPMLNPLIYSLRNKEVKEALKMMGKKF; encoded by the coding sequence ATGACACAACAAAATGCCACGGAAGTAACTGGATTCTTCCTACTGGGATTTGGTGGCCAACACAGGTTTCAGCATGTCCTCTTCACTGTATTTCTAGTGATCTATGTGACCTCCATGCTGGGTAATATTGGGATGATCCTACTCATCAAGACAGATTCCAGACTTCAGacacccatgtacttcttcctacaACATTTGGCCTTTGTTGATATCTGTTACACCTCTGCCATTACTCCCAAGACTCTGCAAAACTTCATAgcagaaaataaatcaatatCATTCATAGGATGTATAATACAATTATTGGTTTATGCAACATTTGTAACTACTGACTGTTACCTTCTGGCTACTATGGCAGTGGACCGGTATGTAGCCATTTGTAACCCACTTCGCTATCCCATTGTCATGTCTCGAACAGTCTGCATCCAGTTGGTAGTTGGCTCGTATGTCATGGGCTCTATAAATGCCTCAGTGCACACAGGATTTACATTTTCACTATCTTTCTGCAAGTCCAACATCATCAATCACTTTTTCTGTGATGTTCCCCCAATTCTCTCCCTTTCTTGCTCCAGTATCAACATCAACATCATGCTACTTCGTGTCTTTGTGGGATTTAACTTGACATTCACTGTGGTGGTCGTCATCTTCTCCTACATATATATCCTGGGTGCCATCCTAAAGATGTCTTCTACAgctgggagaaaaaaagccttctccACGTGTGCCTCCCACCTGACAGCAGTCACCATTTTCTATGGGACCCTCTCCTACATGTACTTACAGCCTCACTCTAATAATTCTGAGGAAAATATGAAACAGGCTTCTACCTTTTATGGCATTGTAATCCCCATGTTGAACCCCTTGATCTACAGCTTGAGAAATAAGGAGGTAAAAGAAGCTCTAAAAATGATGGGAAAGAAGTTCTAG